A genomic window from Solanum dulcamara chromosome 11, daSolDulc1.2, whole genome shotgun sequence includes:
- the LOC129872350 gene encoding chitin-binding lectin 1-like — protein MKEGTISLLALVALFLLKVVLADELSLPFHMPINETFDLEVFQGNALVGVYSHRRCGKGFGGQKCIEPGECCSIWGWCGAQPKYCDPSYCQSQCVKPSRPPPSPPPPPPSPPPPSPPPPPPSPPPPSPSPPPPPPSTYPRCGRQGGGGKCIKIGECCSIYGWCGTTSAYCAPGNCQSQCVKPSPPPPSPPPPPPSPPPPPPPSPPPPSPSPPPPSPSAYPRCGRQGGGGKCIKTGECCSIYGWCGTTSAYCAPGNCQSQCVKPSPPPPSPSPPPPSPPPPPSPPPPSPSPPPPPPSAYPRCGRQGGGGKCIKTGECCSIYGWCGTTSNYCAPGNCQSQCKSTLTSSANNRMRGIESF, from the coding sequence ATGAAAGAGGGCACAATTAGCCTTTTAGCTCTTGTGGCTTTGTTCCTCCTTAAGGTGGTCTTAGCCGATGAGCTATCTCTTCCCTTTCATATGCCAATCAATGAAACCTTTGACCTTGAAGTATTTCAAGGTAATGCATTAGTCGGCGTGTACTCACATCGACGATGTGGAAAGGGATTTGGTGGCCAAAAATGTATTGAACCTGGAGAGTGTTGTAGTATTTGGGGTTGGTGCGGAGCCCAACCAAAGTATTGTGATCCTTCATATTGTCAAAGTCAATGTGTTAAACCATCTCGACCTCCACCCTCGCCTCCACCTCCACCCCCATCCCCACCTCCACCCTCACCTCCACCTCCACCTCCATCCCCACCCCCACCTTCACCCTCACCTCCACCCCCACCTCCATCTACATACCCACGATGTGGAAGGCAAGGTGGTGGAGGAAAATGTATTAAAATCGGAGAGTGTTGTAGTATTTATGGTTGGTGTGGAACCACATCAGCTTATTGTGCTCCTGGAAATTGTCAAAGTCAATGTGTTAAACCATCTCCACCTCCACCCTCGCCTCCACCTCCACCCCCATCCCCACCTCCACCTCCACCTCCATCCCCACCCCCACCTTCACCCTCACCTCCACCCCCATCTCCATCTGCATATCCACGATGTGGAAGGCAAGGTGGTGGAGGAAAATGTATTAAAACCGGAGAGTGTTGTAGTATTTATGGTTGGTGTGGAACCACATCAGCTTATTGTGCTCCTGGAAATTGTCAAAGTCAATGTGTTAAACCATCTCCACCTCCACCATCGCCTTCACCTCCACCCCCATCCCCACCTCCACCTCCATCCCCACCCCCACCTTCACCCTCACCTCCACCCCCACCTCCATCTGCATACCCACGATGTGGAAGGCAAGGTGGTGGAGGAAAATGTATTAAAACCGGAGAGTGTTGTAGTATTTATGGTTGGTGTGGAACCACATCAAATTATTGTGCTCCTGGGAATTGTCAAAGTCAATGCAAAAGTACTCTAACCTCATCAGCCAACAATCGTATGAGAGGTATTGAAAGCTTCTAG